One Tachysurus fulvidraco isolate hzauxx_2018 chromosome 2, HZAU_PFXX_2.0, whole genome shotgun sequence DNA segment encodes these proteins:
- the ogal gene encoding protein O-GlcNAcase, protein MAKISSSQRMFLSGVVEGFYGRPWTMEQRKELFRREKKWGLNAYLYAPKDDYKHRMYWRELYTSEEAEQLITLISAAKEHDVEFIYAISPGLDITFSNAKEVAALKRKLSQVCEFGCRSFALLFDDIEPEMCAADKEAFSSFAHAQVSVTNQVYEHLQEPQTFLFCPTDYCAAYCTPNVSQSSYLHTVGEKLLPGIDVLWTGPKVVSNDISVGSVEEVSCVLRRPPVIWDNIHANDYDPQRMFMGPFKNRPTELIPKLRGVLTNPNCEFELNFVAIHTLATWCKSNTGQKDVAMDGEDHGSDYNPKEALRHALTDWLVEFGVADQPNVSREGSGRAKKEPSDEEPMQTDEYVPGPTENPLYTAEPLTLEDLTLLAELFYLPYEYGPTALTMLQELQWLRGNSDAATFGPVVAENNKAKEWRKRAEHFEDLCAAVVRMFNRLSNAPNRTILYDLYNYICDIKSGVSLARAFVNSLGGRNPPPSHIINDNPEPWGFRGGLSGEFQRMLPCHGNRDLFRTPPATRVYTMRPCTPKDKSEVLRLSKEMQTETLQQVALIGDRLVDGQIAPSKQCALVLEDEVGICGFALALTDAKSAMTTSQYPETMLRDFPSVMIIQIHPRVPDPNTAKRLIGNMFSLLQEAGSTGVFCEFRSVDRRMLHFLRTLGLLQVLTMEGLQTGLVIMGTKL, encoded by the exons ATGGCAAAGATTAGCAGCAGCCAGAGGATGTTTCTCAGTGGGGTTGTGGAAG ggttttaTGGGCGCCCTTGGACTATGGAGCAAAGGAAGGAGCTGTTTAGAAG AGAAAAGAAATGGGGATTGAACGCATACCTTTATGCCCCAAAAGATGACTACAAACACAGGATGTACTGGAGAGAGCTGTATACCTCAGAGGAGGCAG AACAACTGATCACCCTCATTTCTGCTGCGAAAGAACATGATGTTGAGTTTATCTACGCCATCTCACCTGGGCTGGATATTACGTTCTCAAATGCTAAAGAGGTTGCTGCTCTTAAGAGAAAGCTAAGTCAG GTGTGTGAGTTTGGCTGCAGATCCTTTGCCCTACTTTTTGATGACATTGAGCCAGAAATGTGTGCTGCTGATAAGGAAGCCTTTAGCTCCTTTGCTCATGCTCAGGTGTCTGTCACCAACCAGGTGTATGAGCATCTGCAGGAGCCACAGACATTTCTTTTCTGCCCAACAG aTTACTGTGCTGCATACTGTACCCCTAATGTGAGCCAGTCTTCATATTTACACACTGTCGGAGAAAAACTCCTGCCTGGGATTGACGTTCTCTGGACTG GGCCAAAAGTGGTGTCCAATGACATTTCTGTGGGTTCTGTTGAGGAGGTGTCCTGCGTTTTAAGAAGGCCACCAGTGATTTGGGACAACATCCATGCGAATGACTACGACCCACAGCGGATGTTCATGGGACCCTTTAAGAATCGACCCACAGAACTCATTCCCAAACTGCGAGGAGTACTCACCAACCCTAATTGTGAATTCGAGCTCAATTTTGTGGCTATCCATACATTAGCCACTTGGTGCAAATCTAACACCGGACAGAAAGATGTTGCTATGG ATGGCGAGGATCATGGGTCTGACTACAACCCCAAAGAGGCTTTGCGGCACGCCCTCACTGATTGGCTGGTTGAGTTTGGTGTGGCTGATCAACCTAATG tgtcccgGGAAGGCAGTGGTCGTGCTAAGAAAGAGCCGTCTGATGAGGAGCCGATGCAGACAGATGAGTATGTGCCGGGGCCCACAGAGAACCCACTGTACACAGCTGAGCCACTCACCCTGGAGGACCTAACGCTGCTTGCTGAACTCTTTTACCTACCCTATGAATATGGTCCCACTGCTCTCACTATGCTGCAAGAGCTGCAGTGGCTAAGAGGCAACAGTGATGCTGCCACATTTGGCCCTGTGGTAGCTGAAAACAACAAG GCTAAAGAATGGCGAAAGAGAGCCGAGCACTTCGAAGACCTGTGTGCTGCAGTTGTCCGGATGTTCAACAGGCTGTCGAACGCACCCAACAGAACTATTCTTTATGATCTGTACAACTACATCTGTGACATAAAGAGTGGTGTGTCCTTAGCCAGAGCATTTGTCAACAGTTTGG GTGGTCGTAATCCTCCTCCTTCTCACATTATAAATGATAACCCCGAGCCGTGGGGCTTTAGAGGTGGACTTTCTGGAGAGTTCCAG AGGATGCTTCCATGCCATGGGAACAGAGATCTCTTTCGTACCCCACCTGCCACTAGAGTGTACACTATGCGACCATGTACCCCCAAAGATAAG TCTGAGGTTTTGAGATTATCCAAGGAGATGCAGACTGAGACACTACAGCAAGTTGCATTAATTGGTGACAG GCTAGTGGACGGTCAGATTGCTCCATCTAAGCAATGTGCCCTGGTGCTGGAGGATGAGGTGGGCATCTGTGGTTTTGCTTTAGCCCTCACTGATGCAAAGTCAGCCATGACCACATCCCAG TATCCAGAAACAATGCTGAGAGATTTCCCCTCTGTCATGATTATTCAAATCCACCCAAGAGTACCAGATCCCAACACTGCCAAGCGGCTGATTGGCAACATGTTTTCTTTACTACAAGAAGCTG GCTCCACTGGTGTTTTTTGCGAGTTCAGATCCGTCGACAGAAGAATGCTGCACTTTCTCAGGACTCTGGGGCTGCTCCAGGTACTTACAATGGAAGGACTACAAACAGGCTTGGTCATCATGGGAACAAAGTTGTGA